The genomic window AGAGCTCCCCTTCACCTGTGCCGAGTTACGCGCCAACGGACGATCCAAGCCGCGGCGCGCGCGCCGGAGCAAACGGTTTTCCGGCCGCCGACCACCATCCACGAGCCGGGTTTCACCGGCGTCTCACTGCGGTTTCGCGGTCAGGGGGCGAGGATCGCGGGGAGCGCGACCAGACCGTGGGAGCGCCATGAGGCGCGGTAGGTCAGCTCGGCTGCCGGAATCGCCAGCCGGGCGCGAGGGTGGCGCGTGAACAATTCCGGAACGACGGCGTCGACGATCAGCGAGGCCGCCTGGGCGCCGAGGCAGTAGTGCGGGCCGCGGCCGAACATCAGGCTCCGTCTGCCGTTGCGGGCGGGGTCGGAGTCGGCGCCGATCAGCGACAGCAGGACGGTGTCGCCTTTCGGGATGGTCGTGGCACCGACGGTGAGGTCGGCGATCGGAAACCGGCGGATGGCGAACGGCGACGGATTGGCCTGCTCCATGAGTTCACCACGGCGGGACTGCCAGGCGGCGACGGCTGCCGCGGCGTCGCCGGAATCGAGCAGGGCGGCGATGATGTTGCCGCACATGTGCACCGCGTTTTCCAGTCCGGCCAGCATCATCAGGAACGCCAACGACACCAGCTCGTCCTCGGTGAGCGCCGCCTCGTCGTCGCGGGCCCGTACCCAGCCGCTGAGCAGATCGTCGCCGGGGTCGGCCCGTTTCGCGGCGACCAAGTCGGCGAAGGTGGTGGTCAGCCAGTCGATGGCTGCCTTCAACCGCTGCCTGGATTCCGCCGACGAGGTGTCGACGGTGAACATCGCCGCCGCGGCGTCGCGCAGGTGCGGGTAGAGGTCGGCGGGTACCCCGAGCAACTCACCGAGGACGAGCGCGGGCACCGGGACACACAGTTCGTCGAGCAGATCGACTGTCTCACCGTCCTTTTCGGAGAGCGAGTCGAACACCGCACCGGCGATCCGCCCGATCGCGGCGCGCAGATCATCGACCGATCGCCGGGAAAACGCCGGTGCGGCAAGCTTTCTGATCCGGTTGTGCTGGTCGCCGTCCATGTTCAGCAGGTTCCGATCCAGCGCGGGCGGCAGCGCGAAGCCGGTGTACCCGTCGCACGCGTGCCGCTTGTCCAGGCTGAGCTGGGGATCGGCGAGCAACGCGGACACCTCGTCGTATCCGGCGATCACCCAAACCGGGTGGCCATCAGGCGTTTCCGTACGACGTACCGATCCTCGCCAGCTCGCATGCTCGGCCCATCGTGTGCTCGCAGACGTTCCGATCGCCGCTGTTTCCACCATCACCCCAACCTCACTGCCGCCCATTGCCCGCAGTGTATTGGACGTCGCCGGATGGAGTCCGGACTCGGTCCGCGCCACCCGCGCCACCCGCGCTACGCGGCACCGGCCTCGCTGACCGCATCCAGGTGCGCGGCAAGCAGGTGCACCCGCAGCCGCTGCTGTGCGAGGGTTTCCACGGGGTGATGGATCTCGATGCTCAGCCGGTCGTCGAACGTGCTGATGATGATGGTGCCGCTCGGCTGTTGTAGCCGACGCCCGGCCCTGTCCGGCTTCGCGATCATGACGGTGCGAAAGTCGTTGACCCGCAGACCTTCCGGTAAGCACGGCCGGTCGATCCGGCCCCAGTTGGTCGCCAGCACGATGCCGGGAGCCCGTGGCGGCGGGCCGGACGCGATATCGGGGATGTGCAGCGGTGTCTGCTGCACGACGCCGGTTGCGAGGCCGTTGCGCAGGGCATCGCTGATGCCGCGGGCCAGCGAGGTCAGCGTTGTTCCGCCGCTGAGGGTGGGTATGAAATCGGCGAACCCGAGGACATTCGTTCCCTCGGTGCTGCCGATCGCGGGGGTGACCCGGTTGCGCAGGTCGACAGAGTAGGTGTAGCTGAGTTCGGTCAGCGGCAGTTCGCGCAGTTCGGCCTCGGTGAGCAGGATCGCGGCCGAGGCCAGCCCGTTGATCGTGGTCCCTTCCCGGTGCGCGAGGTCGGCGAGCGCGACGGTCTCCTGCTGGGTCAGGCGGCAGCGTGCCGTCAGTGGCAGCAGATAGGACAGGTCCGCGCCGACCGGTGGGGCGGTGGCGGGCGCCGCGGTGACGGCCAGCGGTCGAGCCGACACCGGCAAGCCGGACATCTTCTCGACGCATCTGGCGAGCAGCAGATCCTCCACGGCGGCCGGGAAGCGGTGTGGCGTCAGCATCGGCGGGTGGCCGTCGCTGACCTGGGTGTAGCACGACCACAGTTCGGCGAGCACCGCGAGCGAGTGGCACGCGTCCGCGATG from Nocardia iowensis includes these protein-coding regions:
- a CDS encoding cytochrome P450, whose translation is MIAGYDEVSALLADPQLSLDKRHACDGYTGFALPPALDRNLLNMDGDQHNRIRKLAAPAFSRRSVDDLRAAIGRIAGAVFDSLSEKDGETVDLLDELCVPVPALVLGELLGVPADLYPHLRDAAAAMFTVDTSSAESRQRLKAAIDWLTTTFADLVAAKRADPGDDLLSGWVRARDDEAALTEDELVSLAFLMMLAGLENAVHMCGNIIAALLDSGDAAAAVAAWQSRRGELMEQANPSPFAIRRFPIADLTVGATTIPKGDTVLLSLIGADSDPARNGRRSLMFGRGPHYCLGAQAASLIVDAVVPELFTRHPRARLAIPAAELTYRASWRSHGLVALPAILAP
- a CDS encoding phthiocerol/phthiodiolone dimycocerosyl transferase family protein, which produces MTTATVIRPLAPSEEIFAGSEVLVGYSMRLSGRLNLSALSEAFDAVVRAYPALGAHLEEDGRGHILVDSLASAPEITVVDGDPEQLLSGARLDQRTGLAALCVVRDGDSTGVTLITHHSIADACHSLAVLAELWSCYTQVSDGHPPMLTPHRFPAAVEDLLLARCVEKMSGLPVSARPLAVTAAPATAPPVGADLSYLLPLTARCRLTQQETVALADLAHREGTTINGLASAAILLTEAELRELPLTELSYTYSVDLRNRVTPAIGSTEGTNVLGFADFIPTLSGGTTLTSLARGISDALRNGLATGVVQQTPLHIPDIASGPPPRAPGIVLATNWGRIDRPCLPEGLRVNDFRTVMIAKPDRAGRRLQQPSGTIIISTFDDRLSIEIHHPVETLAQQRLRVHLLAAHLDAVSEAGAA